The genomic segment GTCCAGTCCACCTCCCAAaaccttcctcctcctccctcagACACAATCCTGTCCTTATATCACCTGTTACCTTTATTTTGCTTTCTTTCAATACTTTCACATTCTTTTTTGCTcggcatatatctcatctcattatctctagccgctttatcctgttgtacaggtttgcaggcaagctggagcctatcccagctgactacgggtgaaaggcggggtacaccctggacaagtcgccaggtcatcacagggctgacacatagacacagacaaccattcacactcacattcacacctacagtcaatttagagtcaccagttaacctaacctgcatgtctttgaactgtgggggaaaccggagcacccagaggaaacccacgcggacacggggagaacatgcaaactccacacagaaaggccctcaccggccacggggctcgaacccacatcttcttgctgtgaggcgacagcgctaaccactacaccaccatgccgccctgcttgGCATATATTCAATTAAAAAGATTCCTGCACTTGATCATTATCAGGTGATCAGCTGGACAGAGATCATaatacacaggaaaaaaaatcatcatcaccCACCTTGATAAAAGATTCTCCACTCTCAGAATCTCATCATCCTCACACCTGCACAAAACCAAACAGGAATTCTTCTCCAACTCCTGCTTGTGTGTGAGAGTTTTCTGTTcacccagctctctctctctctctctctctctctcctgatggaCACTGAACAGTCCGCCTCTAAACCTCTGCATGTGATCACACTGCTGCTCTTGTGTTCTCCTGCACCATGAAGTGCTTCCTCTTTACTGCATTCATCCATCAGCTGGTTCTTCACCTTCATTTGCTTCTTTTTCATGGAGAGATTTAACTCCCTTGTTGGCTCTAAAATAACAATTGTTAAgcaaataaaagcctgacatgagcgTACAGTGCATTGTTATTTCCAAACAGCACCACACACAGAAACAGTGCAGGTTCTCTGCAACAGGGGAACGGAATTACAGACTCTGTGAACGCGCACGTGTCCCTTTTCTCCATCGCCAGCCAGCGCGCTCCCGGTGGAGTCACGTGACCAGGTGCACACTTTTCTCCCACAGTTTGCCCACTTTTGCTGCCCGTTTACTGTTGATGTCCATCCATTAGAATCATCCCATCTCTCTATTCAAACATCTCATTTACGCCCCCTTGAGTCTGTGTGTGTTACTGCATCAGTGGGTTTGTGTCAATAAACTGTTCTCAAATATCTGATTGATAATATACTGTGTAGTGAGTGTAATAACACAAGATAATGTTAGGACCTTGGTGATAAACAACAACAGGGAAGATCAACAAAAACATCTCAGACACACAGGATATCATATAAATACAGACAACAATGTGAACAATATAACAACACCAGGGGAGCCATTAAGCAGGTAAGGaaggaaatgaatgaatgaatgaatgaatgaatgagtattTCATGGAATCTTGAAGTGTAAAAACTGCTGAAGCAATTGTATTTAAGTTTTGTCCTGTTCTTTGTAATGGACACTGTCTGCATTTTATCAGACACTATTTTCAGGTGAAACATTAAAATTGCAACTGTTtgtcaatttgtactttgtttgaAATGAAATGTCATATATacatgtacagtggtatgcaaaagtttgggcacccctggtcaaaattgctgttacgagTTAAGcatgttgaagatgaaatgatctccaaaaggcataaagttaaagatgactcattccctttatattttaagcaaaaacattttttaaattttcatcttttacattttcaaaatgataaaAAGGGAAAAGGGCTCAAAGCAAAAGTCTGGGCACCCTGCAtgtttagtacctagtaacaccccctttgggaagtctcacagcttgtaaacactttttgtagccagctaataatctttcagttcttacctgggggattttcatgcattcgtccttgcaaaaggcttccagttctacaagtttcttggactgtcttgcatgcactgctcttttgagatctatccacagattttcaatgatgtttaggtcaggggactgtgaggaccagggcaaaaccttcagcttgtgcctcttgaggtattccattgtagatcttgaggtgtgttttggatcatcgtcttattgtaggacctatcctctttttaacttcaacattTTACAGATGTGGAGATGTTTGCttctagaatttgctggtatttattcgaatccatgcttccctcgaccaatgaaatgtgccctgtgccactggctgcaacacaacctcaaagtatgatcgatccacacccatgcttcggagttggagaggtgttcttttcctggaatttggcacccttttttctccaaacatacctttgcacattgtggcccaaaagttccattttgatttcatcagtccacaggattcgtggcacggtggtgtagtggatagcgctgttgcctcacagcaagaaggtctgggttcgagccccgtggccggcgagggcctttctgtgtggagatggcatgttctcccagtgtccgcgtgggtttcctccgggtgctccggtttccccaacagtccaaagagatgcaggttaggttaactggtgactctaaattgaccgtagttgtgaatgtgagtgtgaatggttgtctgagtcCATGTGtcggccctatgatgacctggtgacttgtccagggtgtaccccgcctttcacccatagtcatctgggataggctccagcttgcctgcgaccctgtagaacaggataaagcggctagagataatgagatgagagtccaCAGgatttgtttccaaaatgcatcaggcttatttcgatgttcatttgcaaacttcagacgctgaattttgtggctaggacacaggaacgattttcttctgatgactcttccatgaaagtatttgttcaggtgttgctgcatagtagaacagtgcaccaccactccagggtctgctaaatctttctgaaggtcttttgcagtcaaacgggggtttttatttgcctttctaacaGTCCAGTGagtagttctttcagaaagttttcttcatctcccagacctcaccttgatctccactgtttctattaactgccatttctcaataacattacaatctgaggaaacagctacctgaaaacactttgctacgttcctgtagccttctcctgctttgtgagcgtcaattattttattattcagaatgtgacggaggtgcttagaggagcccatggctgttgattttaggcacaagttggaggagtcagagaatttatatagCTTTGAAATCtgtatcatctgacctttcctaacgaagaatttgaacaagccacagctcaataagctaattaaagtcTGGAactttggtaaaagttacctgagaactcaaatgtgttggggtgcccaaacttttgcatggtgttccttgtcttttttcactctccagttgtacaaaacaaaaataatacatcttgcagaaaacgctgaaaagaaatgtgtcatctttacctttatgccttttggtgatcagttcatcttctgctcacttaactattcacagtaacagacattttcagtaagggtgcacaaacttttgcatgccactgtatgtatagCTTTATTGTGGTGCACTAACCCTGAAAGGCCAGTAGATGGCGGTTAGATTAGTAATGCAGGAGACTGCAGATGACTGTCATTACGTCATGTACAAGCTCATGCAAAATGTAAGACACAATAAAATGCATGTTTTCCAAGAAGAaatgaaaaatgcaaaaaaaatgctTTTGTTTAGTTGAAGGCATGAAAATGAAGAATAGTTAATATTTTATTGGTGTTGGATGATTTATTCAGAACATAGACTCAGTTCTGCTGTGCAACAGATATGGGAGATTTTCTCACCTCTATGTGGTCAGTGGCAAACTGCTCAGTTTGTACTTCCTGTCTTAACTGTGAAGGTCTGCATGTGGCTTTTCCTGTGTGTTCATTCTGATGAGACACGGTGCACGAGTCGGTCAGTGTGTGTTTCACTCCAATTCTCTCTTTggataaatgtgtgtgtttgggtccTCAGTAAGAATGCAGGTGTGTTTTCTTCTCCTCCTGATACAGCTTCATATCACTGAAGGtgagtctcctcttctctctctcattgaatatATATCAGGAAATACTACATGTAAGATTTTATGATTTAAAGCCTTTAAAGCATAAAGTCATTCAGTAATCTTACTCGTGATGTGGAAATATAAAGTGAACATTGAACAACTGAAATTATTGGGGTGAGttatggaggttttttttttttttggccgtcaAACCAAATATAAACATGAGAAAATGATCATCATGTGACTTTTATAAAAGCTGCTTAACACTTATTAAAGAAGAATTTTCTGCCAGAGTTTTATTAATCCCCGTCTATATCCTGGGCTCATGTAGAACGCTGAGTCTCCGCCATCATGATTGAGGTTCTGGTGGTTTCTGCCTCGTCCCCCTACAGTTTCCTCTTGCTCTCTCATTGGCTGTTACTCATCGACGTTCTTACAGCGTCATCTATGTGGCCAAAGAGGCTTGAAACACTGGGGTGTGTCCACTGTTCACAGAATGGGTGGTTGATGTCAGTAAACTGCTTACCCGTGTGGTGTGATCACAGCGCCGCTTCCTCCACCAGCAGTTGGCCTCTTTGGTGGCGTGTCATTAAGACGGAAGGAAGTTTCGCTGTTCAGATTAAAATACATTCAGAGTTTCAGTGCCTCAGTGTAACACAAAATACAACAGAGTTGGTGTGTTGCAGGTTTTAgatcttttttgtgtgtttgtttatatggcttgatggctcatgtttccttcacaaacaaaaatctgccccattccagccatgCTGAAGCACCCTAaatcatcaccgatcctccaccaaatttcacactgGGTGCGAGACACTGTAGCTTGTAGGCCTCTCTAGGCCTCTGTTTAACCATTAAacaaccaggtgatgggaaaagctgaaagctGAACTCCTCAGACAAGAGGAACTTCCTCCGGTCCTCTGTGGTCCAATCTTTATGGGGTTTAGCaaacctcagtgtgtgtgtgtgtgtgtgtgtctcacttttaacaatctagtgtctagacggttgcaccgactaAAATATCCTTAAAAATAACATACAACTGCAAAACTCTTTCAGTTTGACTGTCCAGCTGTGGATATTAGAGTTATTGAATTTTGTGCAGAGGTGGGCAAAATCCCCAACtccattactgaagtcaaagtacagatcccactggtcaaatgtttctccaatacaagtaaaagttgtccagtcaaagttTTACttaaagttaaagtactgaagtacttgcttttaaaaatacttaagtattaaaagtacattttctgtcaatgcatttttgtattattgccacaacgcttacaaaacctaatgcgtctgaagcaacctactggatttactggCCTTGGGTCCGGCGATCGACAAACAGTGTTACAAGGACAAGACAAAGATCGAGAAAACGAGGAAGAACAAGTGAGGGTCAAAAGTCAGTAAAgcagtcagaaagatacaaggcttggtatgaactggagacTCAGGACAATACTTCGCAATGGGCGAGAGTGTGACTGGGGTTTATATAGATGGACAGGTGATTGCGGAAATATGAGTCAGTTGTGATTCAGTAGGCGGGAGATAGAGGGCACTGTGTGAACTGGGAGTTGTAGTCGGGGTTGTCCATGATTGTAGTTTACTCGTTTTCAGCGGGTTTACAGacaacatcaaaacaaaaaatgtcaacaatttgttgtgactgattaGTACAATTACCTCACAGGTGGTGTgtgagcacacacacaagtgcatgtattcatgcacatatgaatctgtctGTGGAATGATTGTGGTCAGTGGATCACCACCTGACATGctcgcaaactcttttcaaactcaaaatcatattgggtagataACGCTACTAAAAAAGATttctatattttgtttatttggcaagattatgcgaaaacatttctgaaaggacttcagataagttaatgttactcatgttagtgtaactctgtttttacatgctaactaacagtgttcaagttaactagctatgtgttatcatTAGCCATGgaaaaggcgatggcaactttgtgggcaaatccatagaaagtcatttgactaaccagactgcacagctattgcaacattatcgcgagctctaaaagcacagacaacttcactgcaagctttctcttggaataaaacatttacatacctcaatatgcatcCGCAGGTCAGACAGCAAGATTTTGTAGGCtggatgtgctccgttttaggcaaacaaagcaaacatttaaaacaaaacaactctttattcttttcagaaaactgaaaaatgggttctagctatagccatgagtgcatgcattccccagaagtaccgcctccttccattctgccatcaactgatcatgttaaataatgctgcggacaaATCATtactcttgattttatccagtctatggatgagaCGTGACccaagtgattactgataggctgtctcagtgtcacctacgaaaaaaacaatcacgttttagaaaagaaaagaaaaaaaaaacatccactttcaaagctgcttcatagtaacgagtaaaaaggagcttgatagaaatgtagtggagtaaaaagtacaatatttctcGTTcagatgtagtgaagttaaagtcataagttgccaaaaaaattaatactcaagtaaagtacacatagttaaaaagtgtacttaagtacagtactcaagtaaatttacttcgttactgtccacctctgattttgTGATGAGTGGATGTTAATAAGCTGACTCATGGACTCAGTGAGTGGTCGATGTTAGTGAGTTGTAGAGTTCCAGGTTGTCTGTAGTTGTGTAGAGTTGCTGCAGATGGTGAACTGCTCATTAACACATCATTAACTGCTGTGTTCCTACAGGCTGCTGGCTGGAAGGAAATAAATACTTAATAGAAATCAGTGCATACACAGGAGGCTCAGTACTGCTGCCCTGCTCCTGCACTGACCTCCAAACCACACCTGAGACATTCACATGGGAGAAACTCACAACAAATGAAAAGAAATGGGTAAAGATATCTCCTGAGAGTGAGCAGTACAAAGAGAGATTTCAGCTGGTTAATGATCGCTCTTCAGGAAATCTCTCTCTGCTCATATCACACCTGACTGAAGAGGATGGAGGACTTTACAGTTGTAGTGTTCAAGGGAGTCAATACACAGACATCAGACTCACTGTTAAAGGTAAAGGACTCATTTTTATTCACAAAGCTACTTCAGTGATAATCTCATGACAGATTAATCTGATGTTGTAACAGTGATGCAATATGTTGATGTTTGTTCATTCTCCAGGTTGCACACTGAATCTACAGCCAGAGACTGTGACTGGATACGTGGGACAGTCTGTCCTTCTGCCCTGCTCCTGCTCTGAACTACAAGCCAAACCACACAATTTCACATGGACGTTTTTAAATGGTTCTCCTCACAAAGAAATCTTCCCAGAGGACCAGACAAATCTCTACACAGACAGAGTTCAGCTCTTTAATGATCATCTTCCAGGAAATCTCTCTCTGCTCATATCACACCTGACTGTAGAGGATGGAGGACGGTACAGGTGTGAGATCAGGAACAGAATCTCAGACGTCCGTCTCACAGTAAGaggtaaaatgaccttctgtataTAAACCATGTGTGAAGTTGACTACAGTATGTAGCTAAAGCAAAGAAATATAAAGAAATAGATGTAAAGTGCAACATAAAATCAGAAATAAAATGTAAGAATCAGATGTGAAAAGTTTCTGTTCTGTGTTCTGCtccttgtctgtgtttgtgtttatGATGATGGATTATCTGAGTTTGTGTTCTGACCCGCTTTCACTCCTCACTGTGATTCCTGAATTGTTGTTAATAAAGAACACGCCGAGTTTACACACTTGTGTCCTGCCTTCACTCACTGCATCTCACACTCTTTATTTCTAACTTTTCTCTCCTTGCAGACGCACCGACAAAACCTTCAACATCTGCACCAGTGACCACAACAACTTCATCTCATTCCAAACCAGGTACCACACACCACTGATACACACTGGAATGAAAAGGGTTTGTTCATCGGTTAGTACATCAGCTCACAGCAACAATCTCACACTAACTTTATCTGGTCTTTCACTTCCTGTCCATGTCACAACAACAGCCTCAAAATCAACCCCAGTGATTAAAGACAAAACCCCTGCACCCGCTGAAACAGGTGCTGATCAATACATTACATTACCTTCTGTTCACTTCAGAAGCACTTACCGATAATCTTCTGTGTGAATTATATAaccccaaattaaaaaaaaatcttgcgacagtatgttgaaattaaatctgAATACAGTGTTAAGGTAAAGTTCTGAGTGATATTGATGTCTCTCCAGAGAATCTTCCCTACGTCCCCTTCGCCGTAGTGACTGTGTTCTTTCTGCACATTATCGTGGCTGTGGTCTATTACACCACCAGAAAGAAAGGTACAAACACTTTCCGGCTCTTTGTGGAAATTTATCATCCACGTCCCCAAAATTTCAGCTGCATGAACTGAGCTTTTCTTGTGTATTTTACTCTCCAGGTCCTGATACAGTTCATTCCAGCAGAGCTGATGGAGATGGAGCAGTGAGTCTGTAGTTGAGAACTCAATGAGCTGATCCATCAATAAATTAATAAAGAGAGTTGTTCAGAAATAGTCTTGCTGAAAAACACTTCTCTAAATACTGTCGCTTCATTTTCATTCACAATTTGTTCTTTTCAGCCCttttagactttcagctttcccTTTGATGCTGAATAATATTTTAACTAAATCACAGAATGTGTGTTTAGATTTAAACGTGTGTCATTTACAGTTTTATATCAGACACTCACATGCTTTTGAAGCCTGCTTCACTTTCACAATATTTACATCATTAAAAACGAGGCACATTGTATTTTTTTCCTCACATGATATTGTAATGTTCTTGGACCTGTACTGTAAATGCTATCAGAACTGTATTCCGAGTAACGCTGGTGCGCTttccttttctatttttaaaattaaataaaattttaaagagATACATATTTCTGTATTTTAGCTTCATTTTCCACCACATTTGCCAGAATAAATAAATTTGTGTCACACAGATGATTGTAAACAACTTTACTCCCATTGATCAGTTTCATCAGTGGAGTCCATCTTCCTCTGCACAGACACCCTCAGACACAATCCTGTCCTTATATCACCTGTTACCTGATGGAACTGGAGGAAGAATTCATTATCACTTTGTTTTGCTCTCTTTCATCACTTTCACATTCTTTTTTGCTCGGcatatatccttgacttgcaagtgacgtcaaagcaaaatagaaacccggatgtcagtcatgttggtggatatacaaatgcagaactctctctgtttttccactcctttaagcgttcttttagctatgccatatctctgTGCTGTATTTTACGGTTGTGGTCACaactagggatgagcgagtacagcattatctgtatctgttaaccatatgaattatctgtatctgtatccgtactcggagtgggcctaacccggaagtgggtggGATTTAACCCAgtagtgggtctggttgtcttgaaacaggcagggctttaaccagtatgttattttaagcatgcaattgatatgggttgatcagaaattgttatatttattgctgattcgaaaactatttacaggacagcatcagcattgagcttcagatcaatggttttgatcacgatagcaaacgaactatttacagaacaagttttgcaacaatgaatacaacacatacggttgcaattataaaatgaaatgtaatgaacaagagttttcatactcaacataactttctttttttaacttttaattttttttatgatcagtgtgatttttttaaatattttggttcttttttatttttttttttatttccacaccaggtgtgtgtgtgtgtgtgtgtgagtgagcagagcagtgtgtgtaggggaggggcgctgtgatgctctgtgaggattttcattcaggccgagcacagatattgactcgtattactcgtataatactcgtactcggcaaaagtgctttatctgtaccggatactcgtttcagccgagtatccggctcaactctagtcacaacagtactcgtgactgtggcatgttccaattttttagaattccgtccatgattcggaaagagggcgaggaaacgcttaggcttagtacggagaggagacgaggggatcaggacacttcatcggtggcacggtcgtgtagtggtcagcacggtcacctcagagcaagaaggttccgggttcgaacccagcggccggcgagggcctttctgtgtgaagtttgcatgttctccccgtgtctgtgtaggtttcctccag from the Neoarius graeffei isolate fNeoGra1 chromosome 2, fNeoGra1.pri, whole genome shotgun sequence genome contains:
- the LOC132868969 gene encoding carcinoembryonic antigen-related cell adhesion molecule 2-like; this translates as MCVFGSSVRMQVCFLLLLIQLHITEGCWLEGNKYLIEISAYTGGSVLLPCSCTDLQTTPETFTWEKLTTNEKKWVKISPESEQYKERFQLVNDRSSGNLSLLISHLTEEDGGLYSCSVQGSQYTDIRLTVKGCTLNLQPETVTGYVGQSVLLPCSCSELQAKPHNFTWTFLNGSPHKEIFPEDQTNLYTDRVQLFNDHLPGNLSLLISHLTVEDGGRYRCEIRNRISDVRLTVRGKMTFCI